From Hyphomicrobiales bacterium 4NK60-0047b, the proteins below share one genomic window:
- a CDS encoding methyl-accepting chemotaxis protein: MTDVAQELVTSFENDGCETADISTSVMDSLNQIGENLSRVGLDVAVSADVVQAIATTAEEDVQKFAVFVEQISDLNHTTTEISDNISQAKAVSTEASREIQDSQSTVISTNEEISKLIAAVRESEARLIELNDALESVGSITNVINGIAKQTNLLALNATIEAARAGEAGKGFSVVANEVKALASSTSEATMQIEETLGDIKTGFNLLNKTSEKTSKTALKVQDCSGSFREILGKVSEAMETIDLTTGVIDQQMATVNSTCHDFSDNSAQLAENMQGSSEKLNDVSNTMRQVADESDKLVLLSVMSGTNKVEAAIINKAKGAAERVSKLFEDALSSNVLTENDLFHRDHQAVTNTDPQQFIAKFTDFSDDKVSVLIEEIVESDERIAWCAAIDDTAYIPTNIKKVSQPQGDDPVWNMANSRNHRYFKDLTGIRASVNQEPLLLQTYQRDMGGGVFVPMKDISSPIFVNGRHWGGFRIGYTPD; this comes from the coding sequence ATGACTGATGTTGCGCAAGAACTTGTTACTTCGTTTGAAAACGATGGGTGCGAAACTGCTGATATCTCAACGTCTGTAATGGATAGTTTAAATCAAATTGGTGAAAATTTGAGCCGTGTTGGGCTTGACGTTGCTGTGTCGGCCGATGTGGTTCAAGCAATTGCTACGACTGCTGAAGAGGATGTTCAGAAATTTGCAGTTTTTGTTGAACAAATTTCTGATCTCAATCATACGACCACTGAAATTTCTGATAATATTTCACAGGCCAAAGCTGTTTCAACTGAGGCAAGCCGTGAAATACAGGATTCCCAAAGTACAGTTATTTCTACGAACGAGGAAATTTCGAAATTGATCGCGGCTGTTCGTGAAAGTGAGGCTCGTTTAATTGAGTTAAACGATGCCCTTGAAAGTGTTGGTAGCATTACGAATGTTATTAATGGAATTGCCAAACAGACAAACCTTCTTGCTTTGAACGCGACGATTGAGGCCGCCCGCGCTGGGGAAGCTGGCAAAGGGTTTAGTGTTGTTGCAAATGAAGTGAAAGCTCTTGCGTCTTCGACATCTGAGGCGACCATGCAAATTGAAGAAACGCTCGGAGATATCAAAACGGGTTTTAATTTGCTAAATAAAACGAGTGAAAAAACATCAAAAACAGCGTTAAAGGTGCAGGATTGTTCAGGATCATTTCGTGAAATTCTTGGCAAGGTTTCTGAGGCCATGGAGACGATTGATTTGACAACAGGTGTGATTGATCAACAAATGGCAACTGTTAATTCTACATGCCATGATTTTTCTGATAACTCTGCACAACTTGCTGAAAATATGCAAGGGTCGAGCGAAAAATTAAATGATGTTTCAAACACAATGAGGCAAGTTGCAGACGAAAGTGATAAACTAGTTTTACTCTCTGTTATGAGTGGGACGAATAAAGTTGAGGCAGCAATTATCAATAAAGCTAAGGGGGCTGCTGAACGTGTGTCCAAACTTTTCGAAGATGCACTATCTTCGAATGTATTAACTGAAAATGATTTGTTTCATAGAGATCATCAAGCAGTGACGAATACTGATCCTCAGCAATTTATTGCGAAATTTACGGATTTTAGTGATGATAAAGTTTCGGTATTGATTGAGGAAATTGTTGAAAGTGATGAGCGTATTGCCTGGTGTGCCGCTATAGATGACACAGCTTACATTCCAACAAATATCAAGAAGGTGTCGCAACCTCAAGGAGATGACCCTGTTTGGAACATGGCAAATTCTCGAAATCATCGGTATTTTAAAGATTTAACAGGGATACGGGCGAGCGTTAATCAAGAGCCTTTATTACTACAAACTTATCAGCGTGATATGGGGGGCGGAGTTTTTGTCCCAATGAAAGATATCAGTTCTCCTATTTTTGTTAATGGACGGCATTGGGGGGGCTTTAGAATTGGATACACTCCGGACTAG
- a CDS encoding methyl-accepting chemotaxis protein yields MGAQLLVNDAVDTDASNEGAHTQGAQSNAAQANAAQADAAQLEAVKQAFDVLSTRVSHLGLDIAEASGTIDGIADRSSADKEVFLSFIEKIRELRTVNDEIAREIQHSSEIARGANHEMMASQDTVSTTVDKIAGLVSSVEKIQSAMTTMSSSLESVGNIAGVINGIAKQTNLLALNATIEAARAGEAGKGFSVVASEVKALAGSTSQATAEIEETLEEIKNGFEQLSHQSDDATATATEVEKQAAMFTELLSGSSQSLSEVDDATDQISMRMTNVIDICSGILTSGDVVSANVDQANEALHSVSKKMSQVCDAGDELVVIAATHDAAISDTEIINYTKDAAKEISQIFETAVQSGRIQVSDLFDRNYQEIPGTNPVQYMTKFTEFTDEVLTPLQEQFLTKNDNIAFCAAVDDKAYLPTHNKKFSQPQGDDPVWNAANSRNRRIFDDKTGSRSGSNTKDVLLQTYLRDMGGGNFVVMKDCSAPIMVQGKHWGGLRVGYKP; encoded by the coding sequence ATGGGTGCGCAATTATTAGTGAATGATGCGGTTGATACAGACGCATCAAATGAAGGGGCGCATACACAAGGTGCTCAATCAAATGCAGCTCAGGCAAATGCAGCTCAGGCAGATGCGGCTCAATTGGAAGCTGTTAAGCAGGCCTTTGATGTCTTAAGTACACGGGTTAGTCATTTAGGATTGGATATTGCTGAGGCATCCGGTACGATTGATGGGATCGCTGACAGATCGAGCGCTGATAAAGAAGTGTTCCTAAGTTTCATCGAAAAAATAAGAGAACTACGCACAGTAAATGATGAAATTGCTCGTGAAATCCAACATTCTAGTGAAATTGCCCGTGGCGCCAATCATGAAATGATGGCCTCACAAGATACTGTTTCAACCACTGTCGATAAGATTGCTGGTTTGGTCTCTTCTGTGGAGAAAATTCAATCTGCGATGACGACGATGAGCTCCTCACTTGAGAGTGTTGGAAACATTGCGGGTGTTATTAACGGTATTGCTAAACAAACGAATTTACTTGCCTTAAACGCAACAATTGAAGCTGCGCGAGCCGGTGAAGCTGGCAAAGGTTTTAGTGTTGTTGCGAGTGAAGTGAAAGCTTTGGCTGGTTCAACGTCTCAGGCGACAGCTGAAATTGAAGAAACACTTGAAGAAATTAAGAACGGTTTCGAACAATTAAGCCATCAGAGTGATGATGCGACTGCAACAGCTACCGAAGTTGAAAAACAAGCGGCTATGTTCACTGAATTATTAAGCGGTTCTTCGCAATCACTTTCTGAAGTGGATGATGCTACAGATCAAATCTCAATGCGTATGACGAATGTTATTGATATTTGCAGCGGTATTCTGACATCTGGCGATGTGGTTTCTGCTAATGTGGATCAAGCAAATGAAGCGCTTCATTCTGTTTCGAAAAAGATGAGCCAAGTTTGTGATGCTGGTGATGAGCTTGTGGTGATTGCAGCCACTCATGATGCGGCTATTTCTGATACCGAAATTATTAATTATACGAAAGATGCTGCCAAAGAAATTTCGCAAATTTTTGAAACTGCTGTTCAAAGTGGACGTATACAAGTTTCTGATTTGTTTGATCGTAATTACCAAGAAATTCCAGGGACCAACCCTGTTCAGTATATGACAAAATTTACTGAATTTACTGATGAAGTTCTAACCCCGTTACAAGAGCAATTTTTAACAAAGAATGATAATATTGCTTTTTGCGCGGCTGTTGATGATAAGGCTTATCTGCCAACTCACAATAAGAAGTTTTCACAACCACAAGGGGATGACCCTGTTTGGAATGCGGCGAACTCACGTAATCGCCGGATCTTTGATGATAAGACTGGCAGTCGTTCTGGTAGCAATACAAAGGATGTATTGTTGCAGACGTATTTGCGTGACATGGGTGGCGGGAATTTCGTTGTAATGAAAGATTGCTCCGCACCGATTATGGTTCAAGGAAAGCATTGGGGCGGTTTAAGAGTTGGATACAAGCCTTAG